Proteins found in one Rhinolophus ferrumequinum isolate MPI-CBG mRhiFer1 chromosome 9, mRhiFer1_v1.p, whole genome shotgun sequence genomic segment:
- the ACTL8 gene encoding actin-like protein 8: MASRTIIIDHGSGFVKSGFSGWNEPQMIFPSVVNYSPCRENPGPSYARRRLGLGIDIFHPDTYSYPIQRGRVLNWEGVEHIWSFVLEKHRREHEESPVLVTECSLREPADRRKTLEIMFELLDVPSLLLADQLAMSLYASGLLTGVVVDSGYGLTRVQPFHLGHPLRLSSKTLEFAGQDLSAYLFKSLFKEESNEHNLFQLETVATTQMSKCYVPQNLGEALDFRQNLPSGSDESNTYQLPDGTPVELTPMQRLAPEMFFSPQMFDLPGPSIPQAVMDSIKTCEASMQPLLMSHVMACGGNTLYPGFTKRLYKEVTTDHFSCTKSTMWVGSNRNFTVWLGASVVAHLSTYKSEWMTKEEYVEGMRL; this comes from the exons aTGGCTTCGAGAACCATCATCATCGATCACGGGTCTGGCTTTGTGAAGTCTGGCTTTTCCGGCTGGAACGAGCCCCAGATGATCTTCCCAAGCGTCGTGAACTACAGCCCGTGCAGGGAGAACCCCGGACCCAGCTACGCCAGGCGGCGCCTGGGTCTCGGCATTGACATTTTCCATCCGGACACGTATAGCTACCCCATCCAGCGTGGCCGCGTCCTCAACTGGGAGGGCGTGGAGCACATCTGGTCCTTTGTCCTAGAGAAACACAGACGGGAGCACGAGGAGTCTCCTGTGTTGGTCACAGAGTGCTCCCTGAGGGAGCCTGCGGACCGACGGAAGACCCTGGAG ATTATGTTTGAGTTACTGGATGTCCCGTCCTTGCTCCTGGCTGACCAGCTGGCAATGTCCCTGTACGCCTCTGGCCTCCTGACCGGCGTGGTGGTCGATTCTGGCTACGGCCTGACCCGCGTGCAGCCCTTCCATCTGGGCCACCCGTTACGGCTCAGCAGTAAGACGCTGGAGTTTGCGGGCCAGGATCTCTCTGCCTATCTCTTCAAGAGCCTTTTTAAGGAAGAGAGCAACGAACACAACCTGTTTCAGCTGGAAACGGTTGCCACCACTCAGATGAGCAAATGCTATGTGCCACAGAATCTGGGGGAAGCTCTGGACTTCCGTCAGAACCTGCCGAGTGGCTCTGATGAGAGTAACACCTATCAGCTTCCGGATGGCACCCCCGTGGAGCTGACCCCCATGCAGCGGCTGGCCCCCGAGATGTTCTTCAGCCCTCAGATGTTCGACCTGCCAGGGCCCAGCATCCCCCAGGCTGTTATGGATTCCATCAAGACCTGTGAGGCCTCCATGCAACCGCTGCTCATGTCCCACGTGATGGCCTGTGGGGGGAACACCCTGTACCCGGGCTTCACCAAGCGCCTGTACAAGGAGGTGACCACAGACCATTTCTCCTGCACCAAGTCCACCATGTGGGTGGGTTCCAACAGAAACTTCACCGTCTGGCTGGGAGCGTCTGTGGTGGCTCATCTGTCTACGTACAAGTCTGAGTGGATGACCAAAGAGGAGTATGTTGAGGGTATGAGGCTGTGA